CGAGCTTGCCAgttttgacagggcatcagcttgaTTGTTTTCTGCTCTGGGTACCAACTGAATTTCGAAGCTATCTAACTGGGCTACTCCCTCTTTCATTAGGTCCAGGTATCTCTGCATGGATGGCTCTCGAGCTTCATATTCGCCCCTGTACGGACTAGCCACTAGCTGCGAATCAGTTTTCAATACAATCTTCTTGGCATCTGCTGCCTTGCACATCTGAATTCCTGCGATTGCTGCTTCATACTCAGCCTGTTGTTAGAGGctttgaatttaaatttaatagCATACTCAAAAACATTTCCCTCAGGTGAAGTCATAATGATGCCTGCCCCTGACCCTGTGACTGCGGCTGAGCCGTCGACGGAGATCTACCAGGTCCCCAGTGGTTCCTTTTCCTCCTCATATGAGGCTTCTGCTATGAAttctgccaatgcttgtgccTTTATAGCAGTCCTGGGTCTGTACTCGATGTCATATTCTAAGAGTTCCACTGCCCATTTTAAAAGCCTGTCAGAAGTATCAAGCCTCTGCAACGACTTCTCTAGAGGCTGATTAGTTAACACTTGCACTTTGTGAGCATCGAAGTATGGTTTAATTACTTGGCTGCTATCATGATGGCAAAATCCATCTTTTCAATCAAGGGATACCTCTGCTCTGCTGGGTGAGGATGTGACTTACGAAATAAACTGGCTGTTGGGCCTTGTCCTTCTCCACTATCAAAGTTGCTGCTACCGTTTTCTTAGAAGTGGAGATGTATAGTTGCAACACATCTCCAACTTCTGGTCTGGCTATAGTTGGGAGACTTTTGCGGTGGTTTTTCACTTCCTCGAATGCTCTTTCTTGTTCTTCTCCCCACTTGAATGTTTTGTTTCCTTTCAACAGTTCGAAAAATGGAAGGGATTTGTCCGCAGACTTACTGATGAATCTAGTGAGCGCTGCCATTTTTCCGGTTAGCCTATGGATGTCTCTTATGCTTTTTGGCTCTGGCAAGCTTAATATGGCCTCCACTTTTTCTGGGTTGGcgtcaattcctctttcgctgaCCAGGATTCCCAGAAATTTTCCTGACTTAACCCCGAAAACACATTTCTTCGGGTTGAGTTTCATGCCGTACTGCCTCAATGTTGCAAATGTTTCTCGCATATCCTTCACATGATCAGCCTCCTTCTTGCTCTTGACTATGGAATCGTCCACGTACACCTCAACATTCCGACCTTTTTGCCCTGCAAATATCTTGTCTACGAGCTTCTGGTATGTTGCCCCTGCATTTTTTACACCGAATGGCATGGCTTTGTAATTGTAGACTCGTGCCTCTATGATGAAGGCAACTTTCTTTCGATCTGATTCCAGTAAACTGATCTGGTGATAGCCAGAGAACGCATCCATGAAACTCAGCTGAGCATGTCCACTTGTGGAATCTACCAATTGGTCTATCTTGGGCAATGGATAACAATCCTTTGGGCAAGCCCTGTTTAGGTCTGTGAAGTCTGCACACATCCACCACTGGCCATTTGCTTTTTTAACCATCACAACATTAGCCAACCATTTTGGGTAGTCGCATTCTTCTATGAACTTGGTTGCTAACAGCTTGTTGACTTCCTCTTGAATGGCCACATTCTTCTCTGCTGAAAAATTCCTCTTCTTTTGCTTTACTGGCCTAACTTCCTTGTTGACATTTAACCTATGGACCATGACACTGGGGTCAATCCCAGGCATTTCATCAGCTGAGAAGGCGAAGATATCTGCAAGCTCTTGCAGCAGACCAATGATATTTACCCTGAGAGAAAGATCCATGTCCGTGCCGACTTGGGTTCTGGATGCGACCAAAGGAGTGTATTCATTGAATTTACCTCTCTTCTCAGCTCTGAATTCACTGCCCCTACCTCTGTTCGGTCCGCCCCAGTCTTTTTTGGGTTGCTGGTTATCTCTTTTGTCTGGGTATTCCTTCTTGTACGGTTCCCTTTTGCTCTGGCCGTTGTAATTATTCTCACCTGCCACATACCTCCGAGAGGTTTCTTTGCCGATTGCTTCGCTTTTTATGAACTCATTTGCTTTTCCCAACACTTCTGCCAAGGTTGTGAATGATTTTCTACCCAGATAACTCTTAAATTCTCCATCTCGCAGACCAAACATAATTGCAAGAACTGCCACCTCCTGTTGTAACTTAGGTATGCTCGATGCCTCCATGTTGAACCTGAAAATATAGTCTCTGAAAGAATCTTGCGACCCTTGGACAAATAACATCAGCTCTACTCTCATCCTTTCCCTGGTGATATTTGCCACATACTAGGTGCGAAACAGGTTGGCCAGTTGCCGAAAAGATGTTATCGTACCCTTGGGTATTTTGTCAAACCAGCTCTGCGCTATCCCCTCAAGTGTGGAGATGAACACTTACACCACATGGAATCTGTGTTGGTATATAGCATCATGTGCCCCCCAAAGGCTGAAAGACGGTTAAATGGGTCTGTCTTTCCAGAATACTTGCAGGTGGgcatttttatcttttccatTCTTTCAGAGAGTATCTCACCACAAAAAGGGGAATTATCAGGTTTAACAACTACACCTCGAATGGGATTCGGAATACCTGATGCGGAATGACGCCTTGGACTTGGTATCTGCTCAGTCCTTGCCCTGGGTCGAGCTCTGCTAGGCGTGATGCTTTCCTCTTCATACTCCTGATTGTCTGCCCCCTCCATATCCTGCTGCAAATTCCTTCTCCAAACATGGGGGCTGTTTTGAGGCCTGAGGCGTTATCTTCTTTGCTCTACTTCGGTTTCTAGTGGTGGCCTTATGACCTGAGCCTGGGGGGTGGTTTGGGTTAGGAAAGCAAGGACTTATGGAGCTGTGCGCATCTGGTCTGGTGAGAATTGAGCCCCCAGACGTGCTAACGAGGCAGCAGTTGGGATTTGGATGATCTGGCTAGGGGTTTCCATGGCTCTGGGTTGAGGTGTTTCTTTTGGTTGTCCGACACTTTGAGGCATGCCGAATCGGGGTATTGTGGTAGGTCTTTGGTTGTTTTTTAAAGTAGGTGGTTCTATTTTCTGGATTATCGGCTCACTTGACTCTGTCATTGTGTGAGAGGTTGTGTGTTTTTAAAGAATGAGGCCTAGGAgatcccctccttctagcgccacttGTTCCGAGTATGGAACTGGGAGGGTAGTCTGGGTCGCCCTGGCCCTGTCAAGCAGAGAAAACGTAAGCTAccctcgggggtttaaccgaggaaaccccctccgatgcctaagtcagcaaatagataagaagtctttagagagagaatataGAGAGAAGGTGGAGCAAGTACCGTGTGTTAGAATGTGTCCTATCATGAGTGATGTGGGTggtatttataggcgtactattctgtACTTTGGCCTACTTAGATGTCGCCACGTGTATGACGGCGATGTACTTTATCTTTGTCACCTAGCCTGCAGGTCCTCTTTTGGACTTATGCAGTTCTGCGAGATCATGCTATTATGCAGTTCTGCGAGATCATGCTATTATGCAGTTCTGCGAGATCATGTTATGTACTTATGTGTGCTCTGGGATCATTGGTCTATCTGACCCATATGTACCTGGTTTAAAGCCTGGAACCTTTCCCATGACTTTGGTCTGCTCTGGGCTGATGGCTTTGTTCTGCCATTGGTGGTCTGTCTTTGCTGGATAGGACCCCGTACAAATGTCATGACGTTTTCACGCCCTTCCCGAATTTCATTATCACGGAGATCTATTGTGTTACAGACCGACTGGTACACTTCCTCAACTCTTGGCAGTGGCGTTCGGGCAAGAAGTTGAGCACGTAAGGCCTCCTACGGATCATCTAGGCCAATCAAAGTAGTCTAGCTTCTTCTCGTATGTCAGCAACTTGTGCCACAATGTTGCACTTGCACACCCCACACGCGCAGTAGGGTACACGAGCATATGCAACAACCTCCTTCCATATCGTCGACAGTCTATCGTAGTAGTCTACTACTGTTTCTGTTGGACTTTGTTTGCAATTTCCCAGCTTCTTTTTCAACTAACAGATTCGAGTTCCACTCACTACGCAAAATCGCTTCTTCAGATAAGTCCGCATTACTCCTGCGTCGTCGAAGTCCCCTACAGTTGATCGTAGGGATTCCTCCAGCGTGTGGGAAATCCATGAAACGAGCATTGAGTGTACGTCGATCCAATCGGTGAGAATGTCTGGGTCCGTGGGTTCTGTTATCTTACCGTCAATAAAGCCAAATTTCCTCTTCGATATTAGGGCCCGAGGCTCAGATGTTTCCCATTCATCATAGTTCTTTGATCCTCTCAGTTTGATTGGTGTAATCAAGTTCCCTGGTCCGTTGCTGGAACCAAGGTAATAGGCCTTCGTAAGTTCGTCTCctggttttgattttgattcatCATCGTCTCCCTTGCCCATGATTCATAGGCTGATAATACGTTGATGTGTTAAGGTTGCGGAAAAAATTTCTAAccttgctcttgataccatgtcaagTATTATGCAAAACCTGCTTTCTCATTAGAATTAATCAGCAATATATAATACAGAGTATTAAGTATACTactcctaataggattctaattccttAATTTGTTCCTACGTATAGCATCTGATATACTAGGACACTACTTAATTTCCTTAGATTATTAGGATACTACTCTGATTAGGACACTACTATATGCCTAATCTATCGTAACATTCCTCCGTCTGTTTTACAATAACgttctaatttttatttttcatatttGTTGATGTATATTTTTTGGGTAAATTATTTTTAGCACCTAAAAAGTTGGCAAATTATTTCTTAGCAccgaaaaaaatagaaattatttttactacctaaaaataaaataaaaatagtctTTAATCATCTCTTAACGGAAAAATGGGCGAAAACAGTATGTGAGGGCCCTTTTTGACGCAAATCAAACATAAATCATACCATAAAGCAAGTTGGTTCTCGTTTGcaaatcagaaaaataattaTGTATCGATCAATTATTTGAAAAATATTGTCAAGTTATGTGAATTAATGGGAAGGAAGGACAAATTATAGCTTATATATATTGAAATCGTGGGAGCAAATAAGAAAATTAGAAATGTAGTCGTTAAAATGAGACGCGCATAACATTATGTTTATCTTACCGTTAAGAGTGGTAAAAATgcaatttttattttacttttaggtGGTACAATACAATTTTTGtctttttaggtggtaaagCACAAATTTATCAATTTATTTAGGTGGTAAAAGTCAAATTTTCCTATCGCTAATTATACAttagaagaaaaagaaataatattattaaagtaTTCATTGAAACAAATCAAACATAATCCTACATGAATTTGTTTCTTCTTATGTAATACGAAATATATACGAAATTAGAAGATTTTCTCCAattatgaatagtgtcaaattgtgaattggaacatcatTACGGAATAAAGGGAGTACATGATTAGAGTACTAAACACCCCTCCGTCTAATATTTGAACTACCGAATGTCTAGACAAAGGAAGTACACAATTTAATTACatctggtgtacaataaatatcatAAGGTAAAAGGTTATCCCGATATAAGTAAAAGTTACGGAGTGTTTATTTGTTAATAAAAATCTATATTATACTTTTACGAGTTAATGATCCTTACATGCATGATAGAATTTATTAAATCATACTCAAAGCAAGATACATTGTAAtctaacaaattaaattagactcaaaacgaattatataataatctaattgaTTCATTCTTCTACTATCAGGGGCATCGCCCGTGGGTCGTGGCCCTAACTAGTTACGGAGTATCCTTTTAAATCACTCACGATGTATAAAGATAACCATGTAAccccttaaaaaaaattatccgtCAAAAGTTATTTCATAACATAAAAAGTTAATTATATATGTTATGGGTAAAAATTATTcttatgtacaataaatttattgtacatcagaTGCATGTAAGAACTATTGGAAGTAGTATTACAACACGGAAAAATGATTttagcaccaaaaaaaaaaattaattagacACACCACTACTATGAGATATAATTTTATGTGCTCTACTAACGAGAGTTGTGCTAAAGTTAACTTTTGGTTGTGGCCAAAATCAGTTTCTCAATCTTATTGTAGAATGTAGATTGCCACTAGAATACTAATTTTGAAAAAGCAAGAATTGTAGTAAAAGTATATGGAGTAGTAAAAAGTAaaaagaggaaaaagaaaagaaagaaaacctGAATGGCAAAAAGGGTGACGCAAAAGAAACCCATCCAAGAATGTAAGGTGTAGAAATTAGCAACAACACCATTTTGTGGTTGAAACTTGGTCCAGATTCCGAAAATCCCAGAAGCCAAGGCGACTCCTTGCATCCCCAAATGCACTGTTTTCTTCATATTCCTTGACCCTGGCATCCATCTATGAACCAGTATCGCTAATAATCACAAAACAACCAAAACCTCGTTTATTATTTTCTTCAAAATAATTACTAGTAATACTAGTCCCCTTGTCGtaataacttaattaatttCCACTAACCTTCTCCACTTATAATTATGAATCCAATGACCATAAGCAAAGGATGAAGCACCTATTAATCAGGGGGAGGAAAACATGATTAGTTTAGTAACGTAGCtcaaaataaacataattaattaattcatttttGAATGAGAGGGAGATATTACAGAAAAGATGAAGTTGTTTGGAGAAGagggggagtggtgagtgaagCTGTTGTTGTAGAAAAGAGGCCAAATTAGAACAAGTGCTGCAACTAAAACACCTGAAATTCTTGCATAAACAACAACCGGAGGTGTACAACATGACATTCTTGTAATTTCAGTTTGTAGACCTTCCAAATTGATACTAGTACTTTACTACTTCACTTTACCGACGGTTGGGTTCAGCACTGCACTAGATCTGTAAATATGTGCTTAACTTACTTGAAGTGGAGTGAGCACTAGTACACTCACTGAGTCACTGCAGTCTTTTTTAGGGTACGTTTGGATTGGGTGTAATGGATTACGGGGgcaataaaagtcaaaccaccataataaaaggacaatgaaggtgaattgaggtggttgcaaggagggtggtgtggtggtattgtgatAAGAAGTTGTGGtgttgtaaggagaaaggaggaaagggggaagtaattaccccaaatgagggtaataatcaccctagtAGGATGGGacgaagtacaaatacatatcagatatgtatggggaaatacatatcagaacaaaagacaaaataggaaaaaggacaaaaaaaattaaatggtacttttctaaacacaaatggtacttttttttacagaattgtacttttttttacagaatggtactttttttacataaatggttgtcttttagctatttgtattttagttgatatgtgtgtttccaacatatcagatatgcgaaaaaacgaACCCAGTAggatggtgggtaactattcCCCCATGATGAGGGTACTTGTTCCcccttcccttttattttctttttgctaACACTAGCTTGTTTCCTTTGTCACCACTTCATCCCCTCATCATCACTTTCAATTaccttagtttgacttttattacccctttaATATATTACCCTCAATCCGAGCGTGCCCTTAAAAGGAAGAGTTATTGTGCTTACGGTTTCGTGTAAATATTTTAACCATGTTGGAAACCACGCCTTCTTAAGGGTTTCAGGCggttattacggagtacttattACAACTTACAAGTTGAAGTCACTCGATTTTATTAAtgtaactaaaaataaaagttgaGTACCACTGCCATTTTTTATTTCTGTTAAGAGTCAAGTATGGCAAATGTGAATGTCCAATTGTCCACAATGCATTAAATGTATAGCAATATTTTCTACCACCCTACTATACCTATCTAGTAGTAGGCTTGACAAAGAATAGTAATTTTACTACTATAAATAGGGTGGTAAATTGCTTGTATAGAACACAACTCATACGAGTAATACATGAGTTCTTCTTCTATCTGTTGTTAAAACTTTCAGTTTCTTCCTATTACCTTacaacacgttatcagcaccaatTTTCCTCAGGTATATTTTTTTACCTGTTACtcaaattttttataaaatgtaGTATATATTCTTAACAAAA
This genomic stretch from Spinacia oleracea cultivar Varoflay chromosome 3, BTI_SOV_V1, whole genome shotgun sequence harbors:
- the LOC110801827 gene encoding probable transmembrane ascorbate ferrireductase 4 isoform X1; this encodes MSCCTPPVVVYARISGVLVAALVLIWPLFYNNSFTHHSPSSPNNFIFSVLHPLLMVIGFIIISGEAILVHRWMPGSRNMKKTVHLGMQGVALASGIFGIWTKFQPQNGVVANFYTLHSWMGFFCVTLFAIQRCLGFYT
- the LOC110801827 gene encoding probable transmembrane ascorbate ferrireductase 4 isoform X2, whose protein sequence is MSCCTPPVVVYARISGVLVAALVLIWPLFYNNSFTHHSPSSPNNFIFSVLHPLLMVIGFIIISGEAILVHRWMPGSRNMKKTVHLGMQGVALASGIFGIWTKFQPQNGVVANFYTLHSWMGFFCVTLFAIQDG